A stretch of the Argentina anserina chromosome 6, drPotAnse1.1, whole genome shotgun sequence genome encodes the following:
- the LOC126798510 gene encoding trimethyltridecatetraene synthase-like translates to MEATTWVTYAAAWLGALALLLLLSRHLRRRKLKLPPGPKPWPIIGNLNLIGDLPHRSVHALSQKYGPIMQLKFGSFPVVVGSSVEMAKAFLKTHDVNFAGRPKFAAGKHTTYNYSDITWSPYGPYWRQARKMCIMELFSNKRLESYEYIRREEMSALLRGLYKSSNTNILLKDHLSTVSLNVISRMVLGKKYTDESKEAIVSPDEFKKMLDELFLLSGVLNIGDSIPWLDFLDLQGYIKRMKALSKKLDKFLEHVLDEHIEKKKAKGFVATDMVDVLLQLADDPNLEVKLERHGVKAFTQDLIAGGTESSAVTVEWAMSELLRKPEIFKKATEELDRVIGRERWVEEKDIVNLPFIDAIAKETMRLHPVAPLLVPRLAREDCQVAGYDIPMGTRVLVSVWTIGRDPNLWDNPNEFCPERFVGKDIDVKGQDFELLPFGSGRRMCPGYSLGIKVIQSSLANILHGFRWRLPGGMKERDLNMEEIFGLSTPKKFPLVAVAEPRLPAHVYSL, encoded by the exons ATGGAAGCCACTACTTGGGTTACATATGCAGCGGCTTGGCTGGGAGCTCTagccctcctcctcctcctctcccgCCATCTCCGCCGCCGCAAGCTTAAGTTGCCGCCTGGCCCAAAACCATGGCCCATCATTGGAAACCTTAACCTCATAGGCGATCTCCCCCACCGCTCCGTCCATGCCCtctcccaaaaatatgggccAATCATGCAGCTCAAATTCGGATCTTTTCCGGTAGTCGTGGGATCCTCCGTAGAAATGGCCAAGGCCTTCCTCAAAACTCACGATGTCAACTTCGCCGGGCGGCCCAAGTTCGCGGCCGGCAAACACACAACTTACAACTACTCGGACATCACTTGGTCCCCTTACGGCCCATATTGGCGCCAGGCTCGTAAAATGTGCATCATGGAGCTTTTCAGCAACAAACGTTTAGAGTCATATGAATACataagaagagaagaaatgaGTGCTTTGCTTAGAGGCTTGTATAAGTCCTCCAACACCAACATTTTGCTCAAAGACCACCTCTCCACTGTGAGTCTTAATGTTATAAGCCGGATGGTGCTCGGAAAGAAGTACACCGACGAGTCAAAGGAGGCGATAGTCAGCCCCGACGAGTTCAAGAAAATGCTTGATGAGCTGTTCTTGCTAAGTGGAGTATTGAATATTGGTGATTCGATTCCTTGGCTTGATTTCTTGGACTTGCAGGGGTATATAAAGAGAATGAAGGCTCTGAGCAAGAAACTGGATAAATTCTTGGAGCATGTGTTGGATGAACATattgagaagaagaaggcaAAGGGCTTTGTTGCAACAGATATGGTTGATGTGCTCTTGCAGCTAGCGGATGATCCCAACCTTGAAGTTAAGCTTGAGAGGCATGGAGTCAAGGCCTTCACTCAG GACCTAATTGCTGGTGGAACAGAGAGCTCAGCAGTGACGGTAGAGTGGGCAATGTCGGAGCTTCTAAGGAAGCCGGAGATTTTCAAGAAGGCAACTGAGGAGCTAGACAGGGTGATCGGAAGAGAACGATGGGTCGAGGAGAAGGATATTGTTAACTTGCCTTTCATTGATGCCATTGCCAAGGAAACCATGAGGCTGCACCCCGTGGCACCCCTGTTGGTGCCAAGACTAGCACGTGAAGATTGCCAAGTAGCTGGCTATGACATTCCTATGGGCACCAGAGTTCTAGTAAGTGTGTGGACAATAGGAAGAGACCCTAACTTGTGGGACAATCCGAATGAGTTCTGCCCTGAAAGGTTCGTCGGTAAGGATATTGATGTCAAAGGCCAAGACTTTGAGCTGTTGCCATTTGGGTCAGGGAGGAGGATGTGCCCTGGTTACAGTCTTGGCATTAAGGTCATTCAGTCGAGTCTGGCGAATATCTTACATGGTTTCAGATGGAGATTGCCTGGCGGCATGAAGGAAAGAGATTTGAATATGGAAGAAATTTTTGGGCTTTCAACACCCAAAAAGTTCCCTCTTGTCGCTGTCGCCGAACCTCGTCTTCCTGCTCATGTTTACTCACTATGA